CCGGCGACTTCGCCGGCTACGCCGAGCCGACCGACGTGAACGGCGTGCTGTCCGACTGTCTGGTGCTGACCCGGCACAACCTGAACCGGGCGCGGGTCGTGGTGACGCTGAAGGCCCAGGCGGACGGCCCCGTGGAGATGAACCGCGGCGAGCTTCAGCAGGTGCTGATCAACCTGATCGTCAACGCCATGCAGGCGATGCCGGAGGGCGGCCGCCTGACTCTGGACAGCCGCGACATCGGCCCGGACGAGCGTCTGCCGGGGGCGGAGCCCTTCGAAGGGGTGCTGGTGGGGGTCGAGGACACCGGCCACGGCATCGCGGCGGGCGATCTGGCCCGCATCTTCGACCCCTTCTTCACCACCAAGAAGCAGACCGGGACGGGGCTCGGCCTGTCGATCAGCTACGCCATCGTCCAGCGCTACGGCGGGCGGATCACGGTGGAGAGCGTTCCGGGGCGCAGCACCCGCTTCACCCTGTGGCTGCGGCGGCAGGCCGTCTATTCCGACCAGCCGACCGCGCCCTTCTTCGCCGCCCAGCGGATCACCGCGGGGGGCTGACGCCCCGTCGTGCTACCCAGCAACCGCCAGGAACGGGTTGACGCCGATGCGGCGGTACTCCTCCTCGCCCAGCAGCAGGTCGAGCGCCAGGGTAGCGAGGTCGTCGGCCACCGGGTCGAGGTCCGGCGCCTTTTCCAGGAACAGCAGCTTCAGATAGCTGTGGCAGGCGTCGCAGGTCTCCGCCCGCACCGCGCCGTTGGCCTCCGTGCCGTCCGCCCCTTCGACGAAGCGCTGGGAGACGTCCTTGCCGTCGCCGCAGGCCACGCAGGACGAGCGCACATGGTGCCAGGCGGTGTGGCAGATTCCGCAATGGAGATAGCGCAGGCCGCCGCTTTCCATGCCGACCTGCAGCACGCCGGCGACCGGCGCGCCGCCGCAGACCGGGCAGGCGGTGGCGGTGGCGTGGGTGGTCACCGACGCCGGGTCGAGCGCCGCGGCGTGGCGCGTCCAGGCGGTCTGGAAGGCCGCGGCCAGGAAGGGCGCCGCGGCGAGGTCGCCGTCCTCCAGAGCGTCGCCGGCCCAGCGCCCGGCCAGCGCCTCCAGGGTGTCGGCGTCGGACGCGGCGAGCGCGGTCAGGGCTTCGCGCGCACCGCCGGGCAGGGTGTCCAGCCGGTCGGCCAGGGCGCGCAGGTCGGCGGCCCACTGCTCCTCCGGCGGCAGGATGGCGGGGGTGGCGGCCACTGCCGCCTGGGCGTCGGCCAGCGCGGCGACGAAGCGCAGCCAGTCGCCCATGGCGTGCCCCTCCGCCAGCGTGCGCAGGCGTGCCGCCCGCCGGGCGAAGATCGCCGTGTCGGGCAGGCGCAGCGGGGACGGCGACTGGCCCGGCACCAGACCGGCGGCGGCCATGGCGGCGGCAGTCGCTTCGGACATCGCCGCTTCGGAAATCGGGGCGTCGGAGGAGGAGGCGGTCATGGTGGCTTTCCCGGTCACGGATCACGAACGATGAGAAGGGATAGCACAGCGCAAGAACGGTGCCAGGGCCATGAGTAACCCTCTCCCCTCTGGGGAGAGGGTGGCCCGAAGGGCTGGTGAGGGGGATGCGCGTGTGCCGAACGATCCGCCACGCGCAACCCCCTCACCCTAACCCTCTCCCCAGAGGGGAGAGGGAACTTTCATTGCGACCCACCCCCCGACAGATTGTCCTCCACACAAACGTTATGGACATTTTGTCCATCGCCGGCTGGACAAAATGTCCCTCGGCGCGGTGCGGGCATGACGGTTCCGTCCGTGCGGCCCAGCAAAGTCCCCGCATTCCGCTGTAAGCCCCGGCTGGCACGGAATCTGCCCTTTGGAGGATGCGCCGCTTCAGCCGGGTCACCCCGAACGGTGCGGCGCCACCGGCTCCAGGCGCTCAAGCGCCGGGCCGGCACATCCTGACACCAGGGCCGACATCAGGGAGGTTTCATGCCCATCACACCCATGCAGGTATCACGGCGGCAGTTCTTGAAGGTCACGGCGGGCGGTCTCGCCGCCTCCAGCATGGGGGTTCTGGGCTTCCTGCCGTCCGAGGCGCTGGCCGAGGTGCGCCAGTTCCGCCTCGCCCGCGCCAAGGAGATCCGCAACACCTGTCCCTACTGCTCGGTCGGCTGCGGCCTGCTGATGTACAGCCTGGGCGACGGCGCCAAGAACGCCAAGGCCGAGATCATCCACATCGAGGGCGACCCCGACCATCCGGTCAGCCGCGGCTCGCTCTGCCCGAAGGGCGCCGGCCTGCTGGACTTCATCCACAGCCCGAACCGCCTGAAGCACCCGGAGGTCCGCGAGGCCGGGTCGAACAGCTGGAAGCGCATCTCGTGGCATGAGGCGATCGGGCGCATCGCCCGCCACATCAAGGACGACCGCGACGCCAACTTCGTCACCAGGACCGCCGACGGCGTGACGGTGAACCGCTGGCTGTCCACCGCCATGCTGACCGCGTCGGCGTCGTCCAACGAGACGGGCATCCTGACGCAGAAGGTCATGCGGTCGCTGGGCATCGTCGGCACCGACGCGCAGGCCCGCGTCTGCCACGGCCCGACCGTGTCGGCGCTGGCCTCGACCTTCGGGCGCGGGGCGATGACCAACAGCTGGGTGGACATCTCCAACGCCGACTTCATCCTGATCATGGGCGGCAACCCGGCGGAGGCGCACCCGGTCGGCTTCAAGTGGGCGGTTGAGGCGAAGAAGCGCGGCGCGCGCATCGTCGTCGTCGACCCGCGCTACAACCGCTCCGCCGCGGTGGCCGACGAGTATCTGCCGATCCGCGCCGGCTCCGACATCGTGTTCCTGGGCGGCGTCATCAACTGGCTGGTCGCCAACGACAAGATCCAGTGGGACTATGTCCGCGCCTACACCAACGCCTCCTACATCGTGAAGGAAGGCTTCGGGTTCGAGGACGGGCTGTTCAGCGGCTATGACGCGGCCAAGGGCCAGTACGACCGCTCCAGCTGGAATTACGAGTTCGAGGCGGACGGCACGACGGCGAAGACCGACCCGACGCTCCAGCATCCGCGCTGCGTGTGGAACCTGATGAAGGCCCACTACGCGCGCTACACGCCGGAACTGGTCGAGGACCTGACCGGCACGCCGAAGGACGGCTTCCTGCGCGTCTGCCAGCATCTCGGCTCCACGGCGGTGCGCGACCGGGTCGGCACGATCCTCTACGCGCTGGGCTGGACGCAGCACACGGTGGGCGCCCAGAACATCCGCAGCATGGCGATGATCCAACTCCTGCTGGGCAACATCGGCATGCCGGGCGGCGGCGTGAACGCGCTGCGCGGCCACTCCAACATCCAGGGCCTGTCCGACCTCGGCCTGCTGTCCACCAACCTGCCGGGCTATCTGACCCTGCCTTCGGAGAAGGCGCACCCGACCTTCGCCGACTACATCGCCAAGACCGCGCCGAAGGCGCAGGCGCCGGGCCAGCTGAACTTCTGGGCCAACACGCCGAAATTCTTCGTCAGCCTGCTGAAGTGGTTCTGGGGCGACAAGGCGACGGCGGAGAACAATTGGGGCTACGACTGGCTGCCCAAGTGGGACAGGATGTACGACGTGCTGCAGGTCATGGACCTGATGCACAACGGCAAGGTCAACGGCTTCATCGTCCAGGGCTTCAACCCGCTGACCTCCTTCCCGGACGCGCGCAAGACGGCGGCGGACTTCGCCAAGCTGAAATACATGGTGGTGATCGACCCGATCGCCACGGAAACCGCCTCCTTCTGGCAGAACCACAGCGAGGTCAACGAGGTCGACACCGCGTCGATCAAG
The Azospirillum brasilense genome window above contains:
- the fdnG gene encoding formate dehydrogenase-N subunit alpha, which gives rise to MQVSRRQFLKVTAGGLAASSMGVLGFLPSEALAEVRQFRLARAKEIRNTCPYCSVGCGLLMYSLGDGAKNAKAEIIHIEGDPDHPVSRGSLCPKGAGLLDFIHSPNRLKHPEVREAGSNSWKRISWHEAIGRIARHIKDDRDANFVTRTADGVTVNRWLSTAMLTASASSNETGILTQKVMRSLGIVGTDAQARVCHGPTVSALASTFGRGAMTNSWVDISNADFILIMGGNPAEAHPVGFKWAVEAKKRGARIVVVDPRYNRSAAVADEYLPIRAGSDIVFLGGVINWLVANDKIQWDYVRAYTNASYIVKEGFGFEDGLFSGYDAAKGQYDRSSWNYEFEADGTTAKTDPTLQHPRCVWNLMKAHYARYTPELVEDLTGTPKDGFLRVCQHLGSTAVRDRVGTILYALGWTQHTVGAQNIRSMAMIQLLLGNIGMPGGGVNALRGHSNIQGLSDLGLLSTNLPGYLTLPSEKAHPTFADYIAKTAPKAQAPGQLNFWANTPKFFVSLLKWFWGDKATAENNWGYDWLPKWDRMYDVLQVMDLMHNGKVNGFIVQGFNPLTSFPDARKTAADFAKLKYMVVIDPIATETASFWQNHSEVNEVDTASIKTEVFRLPSTCFAEEDGAIVNSSRWLQWHWKGANPPGEAKTDQEILAELFMAVRSLYAKEGGTAPEPILNLSWPYKNPLEPTPEELAKELNGRALADIPDPKDPTKFLARKGEQLPNFALLRDDGTTMSACWIFAGCWTQAGNQMARRDNTDAGLGNTPGWAWAWPANRRIIYNRASCDPSGKPWDPKRNLIAWNGTAWAGADVPDFKVDSPPADGMNPFIMNPEGVGRLFCTDKLVDGPFPEHYEPMESPLGTNPLHPKVVSSPAVRIFKADRERLGTHDQFPYVGTTYRLTEHFQFWTKSVRLNAIAQPEQFVEIGETLAAEKGIQAGDWVQVSSKRGHIKAKAVVTKRIKALKVAGRTVHQIGIPLHWGWETVARKGFLSNTLPPAVGDCNTQTPEYKAFLVNVEKIGVA
- the fdhE gene encoding formate dehydrogenase accessory protein FdhE, with the translated sequence MTASSSDAPISEAAMSEATAAAMAAAGLVPGQSPSPLRLPDTAIFARRAARLRTLAEGHAMGDWLRFVAALADAQAAVAATPAILPPEEQWAADLRALADRLDTLPGGAREALTALAASDADTLEALAGRWAGDALEDGDLAAAPFLAAAFQTAWTRHAAALDPASVTTHATATACPVCGGAPVAGVLQVGMESGGLRYLHCGICHTAWHHVRSSCVACGDGKDVSQRFVEGADGTEANGAVRAETCDACHSYLKLLFLEKAPDLDPVADDLATLALDLLLGEEEYRRIGVNPFLAVAG